The following coding sequences are from one Solea solea chromosome 11, fSolSol10.1, whole genome shotgun sequence window:
- the LOC131468962 gene encoding YTH domain-containing family protein 1-like isoform X2 gives MSATSIDPQRSKGQASKVQNGSLHQKETVHDNDFEPYLTGQSTQNNSYQSITDPYLSSYYAPSIGFPYPLSEAPWSTGGDPPIPYLTPYGPLSNGDHHFMPDTVFGQPGGLGSNIYPHRFNFFPENPAFSAWGTSGSQGQQTQSSGYGGSYSYPPSSLGGTLVPDGQTGFHSDTLNKAPGMNSLEQGMVGLKIGGDVTGQGSGVKAVGSVIGGPTVAATGNGATPIGMPPPKPTSWAAIASKPAKLQQLKSKVKPGMPNPGGALPPPPIKHNMNIGTWDKGPVTKVATSPMQQQQQPLGLPHGIPPQASMQQGPMQPLPPQSLVQSQMQPMALQPQPPHHQHHQPPPQLYQNHTQPPQPQTRWVAPRNRNQGQDSSGMVGVVGGGNSGPHPSAGQGPGGESHPVLEKLRASHSYNPKDFEWNLKNGRVFIIKSYSEDDIHRSIKYSIWCSTEHGNKRLDSAFRAMNGKGPVYLLYSVNGSGHFCGVAEMHSPVDYGTSAGVWAQDKWKGKFDVEWLFVKDVPNSQLRHIRLENNDNKPVTNSRDTQEVPLEKAKQVLKIIATYKHTTSIFDDFSHYEKRQEEEDEVRKTFEPAQIQNRSRLDQERQNRNKQ, from the exons tgCAAAATGGTTCACTGCATCAAAAGGAGACTGTCCATGACAATGACTTTGAACCTTACCTCACTGGTCAATCAACTCAG AACAACAGTTACCAGTCCATCACCGACCCCTACCTGTCCAGCTACTATGCCCCCTCCATTGGATTTCCGTACCCCCTCAGTGAGGCTCCCTGGTCCACAGGTGGGGACCCCCCTATTCCGTACCTCACCCCCTATGGACCCCTGAGTAATGGAGACCATCATTTCATGCCGGACACAGTCTTTGGCCAGCCAGGGGGCCTGGGAAGCAACATCTACCCCCACAGGTTTAACTTTTTCCCTGAAAATCCTGCCTTTTCTGCTTGGGGCACAAGTGGCTCCCAGGGGCAGCAGACTCAAAGTTCAGGCTATGGTGGCAGCTACAGCTATCCTCCCAGCTCCCTTGGGGGCACCTTGGTGCCTGATGGTCAGACAGGCTTTCATAGTGACACCCTCAACAAAGCCCCCGGTATGAACAGCCTGGAGCAGGGCATGGTTGGCTTAAAGATTGGAGGGGATGTCACTGGCCAGGGGTCTGGTGTCAAGGCTGTGGGATCTGTGATTGGCGGTCCAACAGTGGCAGCCACCGGCAATGGAGCCACACCCATTGGCATGCCCCCACCCAAACCAACCTCCTGGGCCGCCATTGCCAGCAAACCTGCCAAGCTACAACAGCTGAAATCTAAGGTAAAGCCAGGGATGCCCAATCCTGGAGGTGCTCTGCCTCCGCCACCcattaaacacaacatgaacATTGGGACGTGGGACAAAGGCCCGGTGACTAAAGTAGCCACATCTCCaatgcagcaacagcagcagcctcttGGCCTGCCTCATGGTATTCCACCTCAAGCCTCCATGCAGCAAGGACCCATGCAGCCTCTCCCTCCTCAGTCTTTGGTGCAGTCCCAGATGCAACCCATGGCCTTACAGCCTCAGCCCCCCCATCACCAGCACCATCAACCACCACCTCAGCTctaccaaaaccacacccagcCCCCACAACCCCAGACCCGCTGGGTTGCCCCGCGCAACCGTAATCAAGGCCAAGACAGTAGTGGTATGGTGGGTGTGGTTGGAGGTGGCAACAGCGGTCCCCATCCTTCTGCTGGCCAGGGACCGGGTGGAGAGTCCCATCCAGTGCTGGAGAAGCTACGTGCCTCCCACAGCTACAATCCCAAGGACTTTGAATGGAACCTGAAGAATGGTcgtgttttcatcattaaaagTTACTCTGAGGATGATATCCATCGCTCCATCAAGTACTCCATCTGGTGCAGCACAGAGCACGGCAACAAGCGGCTGGACTCAGCCTTCCGGGCCATGAATGGCAAAGGTCCTGTGTACCTGCTGTACAGTGTCAATGGCAGTGGTCATTTCTGCGGTGTGGCAGAGATGCATTCACCAGTAGACTATGGCACCAGTGCTGGTGTTTGGGCACAGGACAAATGGAAGGGCAAGTTTGACgtagaatggttgtttgtcaagGATGTGCCTAACAGCCAGCTGCGCCACATCCGCCTggaaaacaacgacaacaagcCAGTGACCAACTCCCGCGACACCCAGGAGGTTCCTCTGGAGAAAGCCAAGCAGGTGCTTAAGATCATCGCTACCTACAAACACACCACCTCCATCTTTGACGACTTCTCCCATTACGAGAAGaggcaggaagaggaggacgaggtgCGCAAG ACCTTTGAACCAGCTCAGATACAAAACCGCTCACGATTGGATCAG
- the LOC131468962 gene encoding YTH domain-containing family protein 1-like isoform X1: protein MSATSIDPQRSKGQASKVQNGSLHQKETVHDNDFEPYLTGQSTQNNSYQSITDPYLSSYYAPSIGFPYPLSEAPWSTGGDPPIPYLTPYGPLSNGDHHFMPDTVFGQPGGLGSNIYPHRFNFFPENPAFSAWGTSGSQGQQTQSSGYGGSYSYPPSSLGGTLVPDGQTGFHSDTLNKAPGMNSLEQGMVGLKIGGDVTGQGSGVKAVGSVIGGPTVAATGNGATPIGMPPPKPTSWAAIASKPAKLQQLKSKVKPGMPNPGGALPPPPIKHNMNIGTWDKGPVTKVATSPMQQQQQPLGLPHGIPPQASMQQGPMQPLPPQSLVQSQMQPMALQPQPPHHQHHQPPPQLYQNHTQPPQPQTRWVAPRNRNQGQDSSGMVGVVGGGNSGPHPSAGQGPGGESHPVLEKLRASHSYNPKDFEWNLKNGRVFIIKSYSEDDIHRSIKYSIWCSTEHGNKRLDSAFRAMNGKGPVYLLYSVNGSGHFCGVAEMHSPVDYGTSAGVWAQDKWKGKFDVEWLFVKDVPNSQLRHIRLENNDNKPVTNSRDTQEVPLEKAKQVLKIIATYKHTTSIFDDFSHYEKRQEEEDEVRKTFEPAQIQNRSRLDQRFSCSCECISPKW, encoded by the exons tgCAAAATGGTTCACTGCATCAAAAGGAGACTGTCCATGACAATGACTTTGAACCTTACCTCACTGGTCAATCAACTCAG AACAACAGTTACCAGTCCATCACCGACCCCTACCTGTCCAGCTACTATGCCCCCTCCATTGGATTTCCGTACCCCCTCAGTGAGGCTCCCTGGTCCACAGGTGGGGACCCCCCTATTCCGTACCTCACCCCCTATGGACCCCTGAGTAATGGAGACCATCATTTCATGCCGGACACAGTCTTTGGCCAGCCAGGGGGCCTGGGAAGCAACATCTACCCCCACAGGTTTAACTTTTTCCCTGAAAATCCTGCCTTTTCTGCTTGGGGCACAAGTGGCTCCCAGGGGCAGCAGACTCAAAGTTCAGGCTATGGTGGCAGCTACAGCTATCCTCCCAGCTCCCTTGGGGGCACCTTGGTGCCTGATGGTCAGACAGGCTTTCATAGTGACACCCTCAACAAAGCCCCCGGTATGAACAGCCTGGAGCAGGGCATGGTTGGCTTAAAGATTGGAGGGGATGTCACTGGCCAGGGGTCTGGTGTCAAGGCTGTGGGATCTGTGATTGGCGGTCCAACAGTGGCAGCCACCGGCAATGGAGCCACACCCATTGGCATGCCCCCACCCAAACCAACCTCCTGGGCCGCCATTGCCAGCAAACCTGCCAAGCTACAACAGCTGAAATCTAAGGTAAAGCCAGGGATGCCCAATCCTGGAGGTGCTCTGCCTCCGCCACCcattaaacacaacatgaacATTGGGACGTGGGACAAAGGCCCGGTGACTAAAGTAGCCACATCTCCaatgcagcaacagcagcagcctcttGGCCTGCCTCATGGTATTCCACCTCAAGCCTCCATGCAGCAAGGACCCATGCAGCCTCTCCCTCCTCAGTCTTTGGTGCAGTCCCAGATGCAACCCATGGCCTTACAGCCTCAGCCCCCCCATCACCAGCACCATCAACCACCACCTCAGCTctaccaaaaccacacccagcCCCCACAACCCCAGACCCGCTGGGTTGCCCCGCGCAACCGTAATCAAGGCCAAGACAGTAGTGGTATGGTGGGTGTGGTTGGAGGTGGCAACAGCGGTCCCCATCCTTCTGCTGGCCAGGGACCGGGTGGAGAGTCCCATCCAGTGCTGGAGAAGCTACGTGCCTCCCACAGCTACAATCCCAAGGACTTTGAATGGAACCTGAAGAATGGTcgtgttttcatcattaaaagTTACTCTGAGGATGATATCCATCGCTCCATCAAGTACTCCATCTGGTGCAGCACAGAGCACGGCAACAAGCGGCTGGACTCAGCCTTCCGGGCCATGAATGGCAAAGGTCCTGTGTACCTGCTGTACAGTGTCAATGGCAGTGGTCATTTCTGCGGTGTGGCAGAGATGCATTCACCAGTAGACTATGGCACCAGTGCTGGTGTTTGGGCACAGGACAAATGGAAGGGCAAGTTTGACgtagaatggttgtttgtcaagGATGTGCCTAACAGCCAGCTGCGCCACATCCGCCTggaaaacaacgacaacaagcCAGTGACCAACTCCCGCGACACCCAGGAGGTTCCTCTGGAGAAAGCCAAGCAGGTGCTTAAGATCATCGCTACCTACAAACACACCACCTCCATCTTTGACGACTTCTCCCATTACGAGAAGaggcaggaagaggaggacgaggtgCGCAAG ACCTTTGAACCAGCTCAGATACAAAACCGCTCACGATTGGATCAG